The Streptomyces seoulensis genome contains a region encoding:
- a CDS encoding WXG100 family type VII secretion target: protein MGDQGSDGKILDIKIADLKKTAPRFQTHSHDLAKALTKLKAALGEAGSPWGDDEQGEAFHKAYGPIVKKIEHAASILSDGIASIHEAMSDMADSHIDNEELIRSMFSKVGAKGEGRSE, encoded by the coding sequence ATGGGTGACCAGGGCAGCGACGGCAAGATACTCGACATCAAGATCGCCGATCTGAAGAAGACGGCTCCGCGTTTCCAGACGCACAGCCACGATCTCGCCAAGGCCCTCACCAAGCTGAAGGCCGCGCTCGGAGAAGCGGGTTCACCGTGGGGTGACGACGAGCAGGGCGAAGCGTTCCACAAGGCGTATGGGCCGATCGTGAAGAAGATCGAGCACGCCGCGTCCATCCTCTCCGACGGCATAGCGAGCATCCACGAAGCGATGAGCGACATGGCGGACAGTCACATCGACAACGAGGAGCTCATCCGCTCGATGTTCAGCAAGGTCGGCGCGAAGGGCGAGGGACGGTCCGAGTGA
- a CDS encoding ABC transporter ATP-binding protein translates to MGPQRGWARRLAGYAWRHPKDVVLALGASLGGMAVMAVVPLVTKVIIDDVIGDHTRDMAPWAGALVGAAVLIYALAYVRRYYGGRLALDVQHDLRTGMFDAITRLDGRRQDELSTGQVVGRATSDLQLIQGLLFMLPMTIGNVLLFLISLGIMAWLSPPLTLVALAVAPALGWIARRSRTRLHPATWYAQAQAAAVAGVVDGAVSGVRVVKGFGQEEQETGKLREVGRRLFAGRLRTIRLNSRYTPALQAVPALGQVAMLALGGWLAVRGHITLGTFVAFSTYLAQLVGPVRMLAVVLTIGQQARAGTERVLELIDTEPTLREGTKTLPADAPASVEFDDVSFGYDPGRPVLDGLSLEIRPGETLAVVGSSGSGKSTLSLLLPRFYDVTHGAVLVGGHDVRELTLDSLRAAIGLVPEDSFLFSATVRENLAYGRPDATQDDIEAAARAAQADRFIAELPEGYDTKVGEHGLTLSGGQRQRLALARALLTDPRLLVLDDATSAVDVRVEHEIHEALAHVMAGRTTLLIAHRRSTLSLADRIAVLDGGRLVDVGTDAELQKRCPLYRRLLTDPDELGAPSPGHARPVEPAEDTSVREELDAEFDAERGVTPRLWTGDRTPREETLSGTPATPELLAQVEALPPATDTPDVDEARAVRAEDSYGLRRLLHGFGRPLLISLLLVAVDAGSGLLLPVLIRHGIDEGVTRTALGAVWAASLLGLLTVLVQWTAQYGETRMTGRTGERVLYALRLKIFTQLQRLGLDYYERELTGRIMTRMTTDVDALSTFLQTGLVTAFVSVVTFFGIMGALLVLDIQLALVVFATLPPLVIATFFFRRASVKAYELARERVSVVNAELQESVAGLRIVQAFRRERDGGRRFAERSDSYRQARIRGQWLISIYFPFVQLLSSVAAAAVLISGAGRVEAATLTTGALVAYLLYIDLFFAPVQQLSQVFDGYQQATVSLGRIQELLREPASTGSAAAPLDVLSLRGDIAFEDVSFAYGDEEEALTGIDLAIPAGQTVAFVGETGAGKSTLVKLVARFYDPTSGRVTADGTDLRSLDLTSYRHRLGVVPQEAYLFPGTVRDAIAYGRPEATDAEVEAAARAVGAHEMIATLEGGYLHEVAERGRNLSAGQRQLIALARAELVDPDVLLLDEATAALDLATEAQVNHATDRLSGRRTTLVVAHRLTTAARADRVVVMEHGRVVEDGHHTELLALDGRYADMWRTFVGQSEPEEPVGATP, encoded by the coding sequence GTGGGACCGCAACGGGGATGGGCACGACGGCTGGCGGGATACGCCTGGCGCCATCCGAAGGACGTCGTCCTGGCGCTCGGCGCCTCCCTGGGCGGGATGGCCGTCATGGCCGTGGTCCCGCTGGTCACCAAGGTGATCATCGACGACGTGATCGGCGACCACACCCGGGACATGGCCCCCTGGGCGGGCGCCCTGGTCGGCGCCGCCGTCCTGATCTACGCCCTCGCCTATGTCCGCCGTTACTACGGCGGACGGCTCGCCCTGGACGTCCAGCACGACCTGCGGACCGGGATGTTCGACGCGATCACCCGGCTCGACGGCCGCCGCCAGGACGAGCTGTCCACCGGGCAGGTCGTCGGCCGCGCCACCAGCGACCTCCAGTTGATCCAGGGCCTGCTGTTCATGCTCCCGATGACCATCGGGAACGTCCTGCTCTTCCTGATCTCGCTCGGCATCATGGCCTGGCTGTCGCCGCCGCTGACCCTGGTCGCGCTCGCCGTCGCCCCCGCGCTCGGCTGGATCGCCCGCCGCAGCCGCACCAGGCTGCACCCCGCCACCTGGTACGCCCAGGCCCAGGCCGCCGCCGTCGCGGGCGTGGTCGACGGCGCGGTGAGCGGCGTCCGCGTGGTCAAGGGGTTCGGGCAGGAGGAGCAGGAGACCGGGAAGCTGCGCGAGGTCGGCCGCAGGCTGTTCGCGGGGCGGCTGCGCACCATCCGGCTGAACAGCAGGTACACCCCCGCCCTCCAGGCCGTCCCCGCGCTCGGCCAGGTCGCCATGCTGGCCCTCGGCGGCTGGCTCGCGGTGCGCGGGCACATCACGCTCGGCACCTTCGTCGCCTTCTCCACCTACCTCGCCCAGCTCGTCGGCCCGGTGCGGATGCTCGCCGTGGTCCTCACCATCGGCCAGCAGGCCCGCGCGGGCACCGAACGCGTGCTGGAGCTGATCGACACCGAGCCGACCCTGCGCGAAGGCACCAAGACCCTCCCCGCCGACGCCCCCGCCTCCGTCGAGTTCGACGACGTGTCCTTCGGATACGACCCCGGGCGCCCGGTGCTCGACGGGCTCAGCCTGGAGATCCGGCCCGGCGAGACCCTGGCCGTCGTCGGCTCCTCCGGCTCCGGCAAGTCCACCCTCTCCCTGCTCCTGCCGCGCTTCTACGACGTCACCCACGGCGCCGTCCTGGTCGGCGGCCACGACGTGCGCGAGCTGACGCTCGACTCGCTGCGCGCCGCGATCGGCCTGGTCCCGGAGGACTCCTTCCTGTTCTCCGCCACCGTCCGCGAGAACCTCGCCTACGGCCGCCCCGACGCCACCCAGGACGACATCGAGGCCGCCGCCCGCGCCGCCCAGGCCGACCGCTTCATCGCCGAGCTGCCCGAGGGGTACGACACCAAGGTCGGCGAGCACGGCCTGACCCTCTCCGGCGGCCAGCGCCAGCGCCTCGCGCTCGCCCGCGCCCTGCTCACCGACCCCCGCCTGCTGGTGCTGGACGACGCCACCTCGGCCGTGGACGTACGGGTCGAGCACGAGATCCACGAGGCGCTCGCCCACGTCATGGCGGGCCGCACCACCCTCCTCATAGCCCACCGCCGCTCCACCCTCAGCCTCGCCGACCGCATCGCCGTGCTGGACGGCGGCCGCCTGGTCGACGTCGGCACCGACGCGGAACTGCAGAAGCGCTGTCCGCTCTACCGCAGGCTGCTCACCGACCCCGACGAGCTGGGCGCCCCCTCGCCGGGCCACGCCCGCCCGGTCGAGCCGGCCGAGGACACCTCCGTCCGCGAGGAGCTGGACGCCGAGTTCGACGCCGAGCGCGGGGTCACCCCCCGCCTGTGGACCGGCGACCGTACGCCCAGGGAAGAGACCCTGTCCGGCACGCCGGCCACGCCCGAGCTGCTCGCCCAGGTCGAGGCGCTGCCCCCGGCCACCGACACCCCGGACGTGGACGAGGCCCGCGCGGTGCGCGCCGAGGACTCCTACGGGCTGCGCCGGCTGCTGCACGGCTTCGGGCGCCCCCTGCTGATCAGCCTGCTGCTGGTCGCCGTGGACGCGGGCTCGGGCCTGCTGCTGCCGGTGCTGATCCGGCACGGCATCGACGAGGGCGTCACCCGGACCGCCCTCGGCGCGGTGTGGGCGGCCTCCCTGCTCGGTCTGCTCACCGTGCTGGTGCAGTGGACGGCGCAGTACGGCGAGACCCGGATGACCGGCCGCACCGGCGAGCGCGTGCTGTACGCGCTGCGGCTGAAGATCTTCACCCAGCTCCAGCGGCTCGGCCTGGACTACTACGAGCGCGAGCTGACCGGCCGGATCATGACCCGGATGACCACGGACGTGGACGCGTTGTCCACGTTCCTCCAGACCGGCCTGGTCACCGCGTTCGTCTCGGTCGTCACCTTCTTCGGCATCATGGGCGCCCTGCTGGTGCTGGACATCCAGCTCGCGCTCGTCGTCTTCGCCACCCTGCCCCCGCTGGTCATCGCCACCTTCTTCTTCCGCCGGGCCAGCGTGAAGGCGTACGAGCTGGCGCGCGAGCGGGTGTCGGTGGTCAACGCCGAGCTCCAGGAGTCGGTGGCGGGCCTCAGGATCGTGCAGGCGTTCCGGCGCGAGCGGGACGGCGGGCGCCGGTTCGCCGAGCGCAGCGACTCCTACCGGCAGGCCCGCATACGGGGCCAGTGGCTGATCTCGATCTACTTCCCCTTCGTGCAGCTCCTGTCCTCGGTCGCGGCCGCCGCCGTGCTGATCTCGGGCGCCGGGCGGGTGGAGGCGGCCACGCTGACCACGGGCGCGCTGGTCGCCTACCTGCTCTACATCGACCTGTTCTTCGCCCCGGTGCAGCAGTTGTCCCAGGTCTTCGACGGCTACCAGCAGGCCACGGTCTCGCTGGGCCGCATCCAGGAGCTGCTGCGCGAACCCGCCTCCACCGGGTCCGCCGCCGCCCCGCTGGACGTGCTCTCGCTGCGCGGCGACATCGCCTTCGAGGACGTGTCCTTCGCCTACGGCGACGAGGAGGAGGCGCTCACCGGCATCGACCTGGCCATCCCGGCCGGGCAGACCGTCGCGTTCGTCGGTGAGACCGGCGCGGGCAAGTCCACCCTGGTCAAGCTGGTCGCGCGGTTCTACGACCCGACCTCGGGCCGGGTCACGGCCGACGGCACCGATCTGCGCTCCCTGGACCTCACCTCGTACCGGCACCGGCTCGGTGTGGTGCCGCAGGAGGCGTACCTGTTCCCCGGCACGGTCCGCGACGCCATCGCCTACGGGCGGCCCGAGGCGACCGACGCGGAGGTGGAGGCGGCGGCGCGGGCGGTCGGCGCGCACGAGATGATCGCGACCCTGGAGGGCGGCTATCTGCACGAGGTCGCCGAGCGCGGCCGCAACCTCTCGGCCGGCCAGCGCCAGCTCATCGCGCTCGCCCGCGCCGAGCTCGTCGACCCCGACGTGCTGCTCCTGGACGAGGCGACGGCCGCGCTGGACCTCGCCACCGAGGCGCAGGTCAACCACGCCACCGACCGGCTCTCGGGCCGCCGCACCACCCTGGTGGTGGCCCACCGGCTGACCACCGCGGCCCGCGCCGACCGGGTGGTCGTCATGGAGCACGGCCGGGTCGTGGAGGACGGCCACCACACCGAACTCCTCGCCCTCGACGGCCGGTACGCCGACATGTGGCGGACCTTCGTGGGCCAGTCGGAGCCGGAGGAGCCGGTCGGCGCGACCCCCTGA
- a CDS encoding helix-turn-helix transcriptional regulator, protein MDVPSDLGEFLKSRRAALRPEEVGLTPLPTRRRVSGLRREELAMLSGVSVTHYTRLEQGRAAGASDSVLTAIARTLRLTDDETAHLRALARPSRRTAPSRPGHASASIRQLLSAMPGVPALALDRRNDILAWNTPGHALLAPHLPTTLPDTPATRPNLTRMLFLDPDYRALHRDWPTEATLAVASLRQTAAHHPDDLIDLIGQLTIQSPEFTTLWNRHPVRTCTSGVKHLHHPTAGPLDLTFETLTLPTPSGQRLITYTAEAGSGSERALRMLGGLDGSCAVSGSGSLAAWS, encoded by the coding sequence ATGGACGTCCCGTCCGACCTGGGCGAGTTCCTCAAGTCCCGCCGGGCCGCGCTGCGTCCGGAGGAGGTGGGCCTCACTCCGCTGCCGACCCGGCGCCGGGTGAGCGGCCTGCGCCGGGAGGAGCTGGCCATGCTCTCCGGCGTCAGCGTCACCCACTACACCCGCCTGGAACAGGGCCGCGCGGCTGGCGCCTCCGACTCCGTCCTGACCGCCATCGCCCGGACCCTCCGCCTGACCGACGACGAGACGGCGCACCTACGCGCCCTCGCCCGCCCGTCCCGCCGTACGGCCCCGTCCCGCCCGGGACACGCGAGCGCGTCGATACGGCAGTTGCTGTCCGCGATGCCGGGCGTCCCCGCCCTCGCGCTGGACCGCCGCAACGACATCCTGGCCTGGAACACCCCCGGCCACGCCCTCCTGGCCCCCCACCTCCCCACCACCCTCCCCGACACCCCGGCCACGCGCCCCAACCTCACCCGCATGCTCTTCCTGGACCCCGACTACCGCGCCCTCCACCGGGACTGGCCCACGGAAGCGACCCTGGCGGTGGCCTCCCTCCGCCAGACAGCGGCCCACCACCCGGACGACCTGATCGACCTAATAGGCCAACTGACCATCCAATCACCCGAGTTCACTACCCTCTGGAACCGCCACCCGGTCCGCACCTGCACCTCAGGCGTCAAACACCTCCACCACCCGACCGCGGGCCCCCTGGACCTGACCTTCGAAACCCTGACCCTCCCGACTCCCTCGGGCCAGCGGCTGATCACGTACACGGCGGAAGCGGGCTCGGGCTCGGAACGAGCACTCCGCATGCTCGGGGGCCTCGACGGATCCTGCGCCGTGTCGGGTTCCGGTTCACTCGCCGCCTGGTCGTAG
- a CDS encoding MFS transporter, translating to MTTTLAPTLTPRLRLTLVLLLAAQFMLAVDFSILNVALPVIGQGLGFPLGQLQWIGTSFALCAAGFTLLFGRVADLFGRRRLFLGGLAVLAVASLAGGLATSPEVLLAARVLQGLATAAVTPAGLSLMTTSFPEGPLREKALGLNGALMSAGFTTGAVLGGVLTDLLSWRWAFFINVPVALAVLLLAPTVVAESRPVQRPRLDLPGALTVTLGLLAVVLGLTQAGEHGWTSPYALLSLAVGATLLLAFHAVERRAAAPLVPLGILRKPTVAWGNVVGLLAFLTETSLVFLLTLYLQEVLGFSPLAAGLAFGVLGAGTVVGGSVAPRVIARLGNRRTLIVGGLVQAVSTAALLGLGEGHGSLPLLLAATFTGGVGNMLVIVGFMVTATSGLADHEQGLATGLATMTQQIGITMGAPVMSAIATAAMPGPTAPAVLTGLKTAIGVNAALVLLGVLAGSRAARRP from the coding sequence ATGACGACGACGCTCGCACCGACTCTCACCCCCCGCCTCCGCCTCACCCTCGTCCTTCTCCTCGCCGCCCAGTTCATGCTCGCCGTGGACTTCTCCATCCTCAACGTCGCCCTCCCCGTCATCGGCCAGGGCCTCGGCTTCCCCCTCGGTCAACTCCAGTGGATCGGCACCTCATTCGCCCTCTGCGCCGCCGGCTTCACCCTCCTCTTCGGCCGCGTCGCCGACCTCTTCGGGCGCCGTCGGCTGTTCCTGGGCGGCCTCGCCGTACTCGCCGTCGCCTCGCTCGCGGGCGGTCTCGCCACCAGCCCCGAAGTGCTGCTCGCCGCACGCGTGCTGCAAGGGCTCGCCACGGCCGCGGTGACCCCGGCGGGGCTGTCGCTGATGACGACCTCGTTCCCCGAGGGGCCCCTGCGGGAGAAGGCGCTCGGGCTCAACGGAGCTTTGATGTCAGCGGGGTTCACCACCGGCGCGGTCCTCGGCGGCGTGCTGACCGACCTGCTCTCCTGGCGCTGGGCCTTCTTCATCAACGTCCCCGTCGCCCTCGCCGTACTGCTCCTCGCCCCAACGGTCGTCGCGGAGTCCAGGCCCGTCCAGCGCCCCAGGCTGGACCTCCCCGGCGCCCTCACCGTCACCCTCGGCCTCCTCGCGGTGGTCCTCGGCCTCACCCAGGCCGGTGAGCACGGCTGGACCTCCCCGTACGCGCTGCTCTCGCTCGCCGTCGGCGCCACCCTGCTGCTCGCCTTCCACGCCGTGGAGCGCCGGGCGGCCGCCCCGCTCGTGCCGCTCGGGATACTGCGGAAGCCCACCGTGGCCTGGGGGAACGTCGTCGGGCTGCTCGCGTTCCTCACCGAGACCTCGCTGGTCTTCCTGCTGACCCTGTACCTCCAGGAGGTGCTCGGCTTCTCCCCGCTCGCGGCCGGGCTGGCCTTCGGCGTGCTGGGCGCGGGTACGGTCGTCGGCGGCTCGGTCGCGCCTCGGGTCATCGCCAGGCTGGGCAACCGGCGGACGCTGATCGTCGGCGGCCTGGTCCAGGCGGTGTCCACGGCCGCGCTGCTGGGGCTCGGCGAGGGGCACGGCTCGCTGCCCCTGCTGCTCGCCGCCACCTTCACCGGCGGCGTCGGCAACATGCTCGTCATCGTCGGCTTCATGGTCACCGCCACATCAGGTCTGGCCGACCACGAGCAGGGTCTCGCCACCGGTCTGGCCACGATGACCCAGCAGATCGGCATCACCATGGGCGCCCCGGTCATGAGCGCGATCGCCACCGCCGCGATGCCGGGCCCGACCGCCCCCGCCGTCCTGACCGGCCTGAAGACGGCGATCGGGGTGAACGCGGCGCTGGTGCTCCTGGGCGTGCTCGCGGGCAGTAGGGCCGCCAGGCGGCCCTAG
- a CDS encoding esterase-like activity of phytase family protein, with protein MRPRTLLAALAAATLAASASASASASASASGTAHADEQQSHACSASVAIDGFSDTLDKTTYDGTYVGNLSALAVDRDGSLAALSDRSALFRIDTKRPRPTAAVPLADEAGGGLDSEGLAVDRDGTRLVTSETEPSVRRYSRAGELLERLPVPDALKVTPAGRATANQTFEGLTLLPGGRTLLASMEYALAGDDPGTVRFQTWTRDHGRFRLGPQYAYRTDDPSLGVPEVQATPDGRLLVLERGFEAGVGNTVRLSLADPRRATDTSRVEHLTGQPGVRTLRKTPLADLADCPTLGATARQPQPNPLLDNIEGMTVTGHEHTLKVLLVSDDNQNPAQTTRLYRLRVRLD; from the coding sequence ATGCGTCCACGCACCCTGCTCGCGGCCCTCGCCGCCGCCACCCTCGCCGCCAGTGCCAGTGCCAGTGCCAGTGCCAGTGCCAGTGCCAGCGGCACCGCGCACGCCGACGAACAGCAGAGTCACGCCTGTTCGGCCTCCGTCGCCATCGACGGCTTCTCCGACACCCTCGACAAGACCACCTACGACGGCACCTACGTCGGCAACCTCTCCGCCCTCGCCGTCGACCGCGACGGCTCGCTCGCGGCGCTCTCGGACCGGTCAGCCCTGTTCCGGATCGATACGAAGAGGCCGCGGCCGACCGCCGCCGTACCGCTCGCCGACGAAGCGGGCGGCGGGCTGGACTCCGAAGGGCTCGCCGTCGACCGGGACGGCACGAGGCTGGTCACCTCCGAGACCGAGCCGTCCGTGCGGCGGTACTCCCGCGCGGGCGAACTGCTGGAGCGGCTGCCGGTGCCCGACGCGCTGAAGGTCACCCCCGCGGGCCGTGCCACCGCCAACCAGACCTTCGAGGGGCTGACCCTCCTGCCCGGCGGCCGGACCCTGCTCGCGTCCATGGAGTACGCCCTCGCCGGTGACGACCCCGGCACCGTCCGCTTCCAGACCTGGACGCGGGACCACGGCCGGTTCCGGCTCGGCCCGCAGTACGCGTACCGGACCGACGACCCGAGTCTGGGCGTGCCCGAGGTGCAGGCCACCCCGGACGGGCGCCTCCTCGTGCTGGAGCGCGGTTTCGAGGCGGGCGTCGGCAACACCGTCCGGCTGAGCCTCGCCGACCCGCGCCGCGCCACGGACACCTCACGCGTCGAGCACCTCACCGGGCAGCCCGGAGTCCGGACCCTCCGCAAGACCCCGCTCGCCGACCTCGCCGACTGCCCCACCCTCGGCGCGACCGCCCGCCAGCCCCAGCCCAACCCGCTGCTCGACAACATCGAGGGGATGACGGTCACCGGCCACGAGCACACCCTCAAGGTGCTCCTCGTCAGCGACGACAACCAGAACCCGGCCCAGACGACCCGCCTCTACCGCCTCCGCGTCCGCCTCGACTGA
- a CDS encoding serine hydrolase produces the protein MTHRTSRRKGAIAAVLGGALLIPVVAAAPASAATAVSCTSAKSGLAAKLSKDITAALAGRKGSVALGVYERSTNTTCTLRATSAYDSASTVKVTVLATLLWDAKKRNRYLTSTETSLATAMITKSDNAATTKLWKQLGTTKVKGFLSAAGMTKTTPGADGYWGLTQINVTDEQKLLKLVTAKNSVLSDNSRAYILKLMGQVVSSQRWGTPAGAPSTVAVHVKNGWLQRATHGWRVHSLGTFNGAGHDYTITVLTQDNSTMDYGVTTIQNVSRAIHKDLVPTTSKTALYVPTSTPSEAFVATPPQG, from the coding sequence ATGACGCATCGGACATCAAGACGCAAGGGAGCGATAGCCGCCGTGCTCGGTGGCGCATTGCTCATACCCGTGGTGGCTGCCGCCCCCGCCTCCGCCGCCACCGCGGTGAGCTGTACCTCCGCCAAGTCGGGCCTCGCGGCCAAGCTGAGCAAGGACATCACCGCCGCGCTCGCGGGCCGCAAGGGCAGCGTCGCGCTCGGGGTGTACGAGCGGTCCACCAACACCACCTGCACGCTGCGCGCGACCAGCGCGTACGACTCGGCCAGCACCGTCAAGGTCACCGTGCTGGCCACCCTGTTGTGGGACGCGAAGAAGCGGAACCGGTACCTGACCAGCACCGAGACCTCGCTCGCCACGGCCATGATCACGAAGTCGGACAACGCCGCGACCACCAAGCTGTGGAAGCAGCTCGGGACGACGAAGGTCAAGGGCTTCCTGTCGGCCGCCGGGATGACGAAGACCACGCCGGGCGCGGACGGTTACTGGGGCCTGACCCAGATCAATGTCACCGACGAGCAGAAGCTGCTGAAGCTCGTCACCGCCAAGAACTCCGTGCTGAGCGACAACTCCCGTGCCTACATCCTGAAGTTGATGGGCCAGGTCGTCTCCTCCCAGCGCTGGGGCACCCCCGCCGGCGCCCCCTCCACCGTCGCCGTCCACGTCAAGAACGGCTGGCTCCAGCGGGCCACCCACGGCTGGCGCGTGCACAGCCTCGGCACCTTCAACGGCGCGGGCCACGACTACACGATCACCGTGCTGACCCAGGACAACAGCACGATGGACTACGGCGTGACCACCATCCAGAACGTCTCCAGGGCCATCCACAAGGACCTCGTCCCGACCACGTCGAAGACGGCCCTGTACGTCCCCACCAGCACTCCCAGCGAGGCCTTCGTCGCGACCCCGCCGCAGGGCTGA
- a CDS encoding endonuclease I family protein, whose amino-acid sequence MPVTHMHRWKVPALAVSALLVGLTLPAAVATPANATTTSYDTTYYKNAVGKTGASLKSSLHTIISSQSKISYSAVWDALKVTDQDPNNSNNVILLYSGVSRSKSLNGGDVGDWNREHTWAKSHGDFGEVTGPGTDLHHLRPADVSVNSIRGNKDFDNGGSAVSGGGGSLTDSDSFEPRDADKGDVARMILYMAVRYDGGDGFADLEPNEKVGNGSNPYIGKLSVLKQWSDEDPPSAFEEKRNQVIYDTYQHNRNPFIDHPEWVDAIW is encoded by the coding sequence ATGCCCGTGACGCACATGCACCGTTGGAAGGTCCCGGCACTGGCCGTTTCGGCACTGCTCGTCGGCCTCACCCTGCCTGCGGCGGTAGCCACCCCGGCAAACGCGACGACGACCTCGTACGACACCACGTACTACAAGAACGCCGTCGGCAAGACGGGCGCGAGCCTCAAGTCCTCGCTGCACACCATCATCAGCAGCCAGAGCAAGATCTCGTACTCGGCGGTCTGGGACGCGCTGAAGGTCACCGACCAGGACCCGAACAACAGCAACAACGTGATCCTGCTCTACAGCGGTGTCTCGCGCAGCAAGTCCCTCAACGGCGGCGACGTCGGCGACTGGAACCGCGAGCACACCTGGGCCAAGTCGCACGGCGACTTCGGCGAGGTCACCGGCCCCGGCACCGACCTGCACCACCTGCGCCCCGCGGACGTGTCGGTCAACAGCATCCGCGGCAACAAGGACTTCGACAACGGCGGCAGCGCGGTCAGCGGCGGGGGCGGCAGCCTCACCGACTCCGACTCCTTCGAGCCGCGCGACGCGGACAAGGGCGACGTGGCCCGGATGATCCTCTACATGGCGGTCCGCTACGACGGGGGCGACGGCTTCGCCGACCTGGAGCCCAACGAGAAGGTCGGCAACGGCAGCAACCCGTACATCGGCAAGCTGTCCGTCCTCAAGCAGTGGAGCGACGAGGACCCGCCGAGCGCCTTCGAGGAGAAGCGCAACCAGGTCATCTACGACACCTACCAGCACAACCGCAACCCGTTCATCGACCACCCGGAGTGGGTCGACGCGATCTGGTAG